The Ralstonia insidiosa region GGCTATCTTGGCTACCTGCTGCGCCAGGCCAGCGCGGCACACCGCCTGCGCATGGAGCGCGCCATGACGGACGTGGGTGTCACGTTGCCGCAGTTCCTGGTGCTGACCATGATCCGCGCCTACCCCGGCGTCTCGAACGCCGACCTCGCCCGCTTGGCCATGCTGACTCCGCAAACCGTGAGCGTGATCGTCGCCAACCTGGAGCGCAGCGGCGCCATCACGCGCCGGCCGCATGCCGTGCACGGCCGCATCCAGCACATCGACGTGACGCCAGAAGGCGCAGCCCTGCTGGCCGCCTGCCGGAAGCGATCCGGCGGCATTGAACAGGAACTGCTCGAAGGCTTCACGCCCGAAGAAGAACAGGTCGTGCGGCGCTGGCTGGTGCACGCGGCCATGGTGGGCAGCGACAAAGCGGCAACCTAACGCCCTGCCTCTCAAACTTTTTTCGCCCTCATCCTTGACTTCAGGACGGTCGTCACTATCATTCGATGTATCTTAAGATATATCGAATGATGTTCAGCAGGAGCGTGACGATGCACGGATGGTTTGGACGCCACCACAAAATGTGGATGGAAAAGCATTTCATGATGATGGGCCGGCACGGCCACGGCCGCGGTGGTTTTGGCCGTGGGATGGGCGGTGTGGGTGGTTTTGGCGGCCCGGGCGGCTACGGCGAGGGCGATGACGACGGCGGCAGCCCCTGGCGCGGCCGGCGACTCAGCTCGGCCGACCTGCAGCTCGTGCTGCTGGCGCTGCTCAAAGGCAGCCCGCGTCACGGCTATGAGCTCATCAAGGCCGTAGAAGAACACTCGCTGGGTTTCTACACACCGAGCCCTGGCATGGTCTACCCGGCGCTGTCGTATCTGGAAGATCACGGCTTCGCCTCCGTCACGGCCGAGGGCAACAAAAAGCGCTACGGCATCACGCCCGAAGGCGAGGCTTGGCTGGCCGAACGCCAGCACAGCGCAGACGCCATCCTCGCGCAACTGCGCGCCATGGGTGAACGCGTCAAACGCATGAACGAAGCCATGGCCTTCGACCGCGAAACCGACGGCTCGGCTGAATGGGCCGACACCGGCAACGACCCGCTGCGCACCGCACGCTGGCGCCTGAAGTTCGCCATCATGGAAAAACGCTTCGCCTCGCGCGAAGAGCAACAACGCGTGGCAGACATCCTGCTACGCGCCCTCAAGGAAATCACCGGGGAACGTTGAGCCGTGCAGCCTTGATCCGGGGTGGCCTACCGCCACCTGGATAACACCTGCGCAGCCATGTCTCCCTGCCTTTCCGCAGCCCAACTATGTTCGCCTTCTACCGCACACAAGGTCTCATGTCGCAGCTGCTTAGCCCTCTCAAACCCGCCACGCGCCGTGTGCGCGTGCACGCCATCCACACGCTGTCGCCGCGTATGCGCCGTGTGGTTTTTACCGGTGTCTCGCCGACCGACCTTGCCGATCTGGCCGACATGTCGCCGGGCGCCGCAATCAAACTGATGTTTCCACTCAAGGCAAACGGCGCCGCCGATCGCACACTGGGCCGCG contains the following coding sequences:
- a CDS encoding MarR family winged helix-turn-helix transcriptional regulator; the protein is MSKRAPTTNAGNTLDTPFIPEPGQGKRGEEGYLGYLLRQASAAHRLRMERAMTDVGVTLPQFLVLTMIRAYPGVSNADLARLAMLTPQTVSVIVANLERSGAITRRPHAVHGRIQHIDVTPEGAALLAACRKRSGGIEQELLEGFTPEEEQVVRRWLVHAAMVGSDKAAT
- a CDS encoding PadR family transcriptional regulator — encoded protein: MHGWFGRHHKMWMEKHFMMMGRHGHGRGGFGRGMGGVGGFGGPGGYGEGDDDGGSPWRGRRLSSADLQLVLLALLKGSPRHGYELIKAVEEHSLGFYTPSPGMVYPALSYLEDHGFASVTAEGNKKRYGITPEGEAWLAERQHSADAILAQLRAMGERVKRMNEAMAFDRETDGSAEWADTGNDPLRTARWRLKFAIMEKRFASREEQQRVADILLRALKEITGER